In the genome of Primulina eburnea isolate SZY01 chromosome 13, ASM2296580v1, whole genome shotgun sequence, the window TGATATATCCAGTAGAAGAATGATACCTCAATAGTAAACACAGATGTGAGTATGGTGGATGAGCAATATAtcaaaacttatatatatatatatatatatatatatatatatatatttcagagtgagtcttatgtgagaccgtctcacggatcttaatcggtgagacgagtcaaccctacctatacaataaaaggtaatactcttagcataaaaagtaatattttttcatgtatgactcaaataagatatccgtctaaCAAATATGATccatgagaccatctcacataaTTTTTACCTATATTTCAAACTGTGTATATGTATAAATACGTGTGTATTTGAGAGAGATGTGTGTACCTCCATGGTCCATggtaccatatatatatatacatgtgtgtGAGAGAAGTGtcattgaataattattttgacaTTGTACCTCCATGGTCCATGTCACCAACTCCGACCATAAATCCTCCTATTGAAATAATGCAAACTTTTCAATGTTTGGTATTAGTCTGTCTATCCATCCTTTTCCGATGTGGTGTACAAGGGTGAATATGAGGTTAGAAAATTAGACGGGACAGCTTGTGATGAACTAAAATCTGCCTTGCAATTGCATGGTCCCCTAACCACAAATAAACAACGTAACCAAACAAATTTATACCAACGTACCATCCAAATAAATGAAAACCGGGGTATTCAAAATTTCGGTAAAGTTCGGTTTAGTTAATTCAATATTGCTAATTGAGGGAGTATAATTTTCGGTACAATACAATACCGAAAATCATCCTAATGTGATGTATTTGAAATCTACTACAATGACTCAGAAAATTACTGGTCGAGTGGATTCATACAAACAAATCGATGGAATTGGAATCTTTAATTTCAAACTCATCGATCCAAGTGCAACTTAAAATGATTTAATACTTAATTACAAGCCGGAGGCATCGACATCGCAGTTGAAAATTTAAGTAGGTGGGTGAGAAGAAGATGGCAAAATGGCGATGTATTGTTTGTTAGCAAAGTGGCTGTATTTGGGGGATGTGAAATTGTGAGAATAAATTCAGAAACAACCAAAAAACTCAAGACTTGGTTGGATGGCTAGGAATAATGGATTCCAAGAATAATAAACCCATTAGAACTTCCAATTGAAGTTTTATGTTTGTTTTTTCCAACGAAAGAAACTAAGCGTGGGTTTCTAATAGATAATAAACAAACCGAGTCGGTTCTCGAGTTTTTCGAACTGGTTCGAAAAATATTTGATCTGTATTCATGTTTATGAAGTTCCAGTTGAACTCGAATATGTTCGAACTTTTTCGAGTCGATCTcgagcccaaattattttgtttgacAGTTTGCAAATAGTCTATGGgctttagtattttattaatataattatatgttaaataaataaattttgattatatcgaaaaaaatatttcaaataattCGTTAACATGCTCGAATTTTTCGAGTCAAACTCGAACTTGATCTTTAATTCGAACCGAATTCGATccaaaagtttaaaaaatttcgAATTCGAATATAATTAAATTGAGCCGAATTCAATCTTTTTCAATTTTCGTCATTTTCAGATCGATTCGGTTCGTTTACTTCCTTAGTCTCAAATCCATATATAACGGTTGTTGATTGTGGTTAGAActaatttttcatcaaaaaaatcaaagatcttgaataaatttttttacgAAAATCGAATAACAAACCATCAATATCCTTTTTGCGGAATGGGCCAAGAGAGAATGAATCATAAGGTTTATCAAATCATTAGATTGAAAAACAGGCCCATAAATTATTTGATGATCTGATTATTTTAGTTCATTTCTTTTTCGTGGGTGTAACGTCACTGACGTACACTATATGACGGATGACCGTAAATGGCTCAAAATTGGGACGCGATATTGAGTTTGATTAGTTgattgtgagacagtctcacgaatctttatttgtgagacggatcaaccaaatcgatattcacaataaaatgtaataatcTTAGTATAAaacgtaatattttttcatggatgatccaaataagagatctatctaacaaaatacgatttgtgagaccgtctcacacaagtttttgtccaaaagtTTTGTGTTGTAAAAAACATATTTATCATctccaaataaaattattacttttttctGAATATTGTTATATAATgaaactttattttattttccttaaagtaaaaaaagaaaataatatatacaaatatatattcgaatattttttgttttaatttatttatttgaatggTTTTCAATAAAGTCTgttttattgttattttgtatTTGTATAAAACATCGTTTGATGTGTACGATAAGATTGTTTTAAGATTCAAAAACaatgaaatatataaattattaatattatgtgATAAAATATACTATGATGGGTTTGAATACAATATTAATGATAAAATTTGTGTATTTTGCCATAATattttgagtgagtctcatgtgaaaccgtctcatggagcataatctgtgagacgggtcaactctacttatattcacaataaaaagtaatactcttagtataaaaagtgatactttttcatggatgacccaaataagagatccgtctcacaaataagacccgtgaaaccgtctcacggcATTTTTTGCttaatatttttgaatattttattataaatttaattttgctTATGAAATTTTGAGATAATCTAGAAGATAATTCTTCTCTGCCATCCATATATATCGTCATTTTCCTGACCTTTCTTCCCCGCTCCTGGCCAATGGCCGCCGAATCGAAGCGCAAACAGAATCCAATGTCCCCGAATCGAAGCTCAAACTCTGGAATTAAACGACCCAATGAATTCGATGACACCGATTCTTCAACAAAGAAGGCGAAATCCGAGCATGAATTGCAGACCGATGGTACAAATGGCAAAGCGTCCAGTTCAAACGCCTTATCGGAGAATATTGTTAAGCCGGAGGACAGATATTTTGCTATAGAGGCCGATGCGGCTGAAGATAAGGGCTCGAGGCATACTATGGAGGATGCTTGGGTGGTGCTTCACGATGCTAGCTTGGAGTTCCCCGGGAAGTTGAGGTTTCGTTATTTCTTTTTTTGTCCTTTCTTTTACGGTACTTGGTATCAAGCGCTTTGAAGTGCGACTAGTCACAGTTTTATACGAACTGGAAtagattttatcattttcaatTCATGTGCCTAATTGGtatcataaaacttttcatcCAAATTTGAGTAGGTTTCCATCAATTTTAGTTCGATGAGAACCGATGCTAGGGTAGGAGTTGGGAGGCACTTGTGGTTTACATTCAATTGTGCCAACTTTGAACACGGTCGATCCAGAAAAGTAGCAGACGGAAGTGATGGAATGGAAATTATAGTTAacatttattgaattaaaattgtgaaaattttaatatagtGTCGACTATTCTGATTGCTTATACAGATGAGATGGAATAATTGAAGTCTAATTATGTTATTTAGTGTGAGACATCTTCTACTCATGGCTTTAAGTGAATTCCAAAATGCATGGAGTACTTAATACTGTTACATACCCCTCGAGCTCATAGCCCTGTGGCCACATGTGTGAACTCTGCCTATGTTTGGAAAACGATCAATGTCTTTGTTGTAAAGACGTGGGAGTGACAACGCATTGTAGGTGACTTCTTTTTTTAGCTCATCTCTTTCTCAGCAGTAGATGGTAATTGTTTGTTGTCCTTCTCTTTAGTTTTCACATATAACATATCCCACTTTCTTTTGGTTTGTTCTACAAGctttgttttttatttgatgtcttggttttttttatctttaaaaaTAGCTTTATATTGATTTCATTTCATTGTTATTTTtccatgaattttttttttacagatgTGCACATTTTGCTATTTATGATGGGCATGGAGGTCGTTTAGCTGCAGAGTATGCACAAAAGCATCTGCAAAGAAATGTTTTGTCAGCTGGCTTACCACGTGAGTTGGTCTGTTTGTTTAAGCAGCTATCATAATTGTGATGTGATTACAATAGAAATTATGTATTTTCTGTTTCACTGCTCAATTGgactttttttaatattattgttCATGTGAAATTTTCAGCTGGATGTCAAGTCTGCGAAGAAGGCTATATTAGATGGTGTGTAATTTTCCTCGTTTAATCTTTGGTCGGTTTGAATACAGAAACTAAACTTGTATTTTCAAAAGAaaaccaaatcaaatatttggaaATAGCACTGAAGAAGAGCTTTTTTTTTCCCAAGAAGAAGCTGAAGCAGAAAGCCAAAAGCTACATTTGTTGGCTTCTGAAGAAGATTTTCTTCACACACTTTGTAATAAGAGTTTCTGCATCCaaatataagttttttttaacaaaaaaggTTCTTGTTTAAAAACAGCACTTGTGATGAAAGAGGTTTTCTATCCAAAGTCGCTCGTTATTGCGTGATTTATATTACACTTTATTAAATCGTGTTTCAAACTTCTTTTTTAGCAGAGTAGGAGAAtaatttgaataattttatttggaCAGGTTTCCGTAAAACAGATGAGGGGCTCCTTCAAGAAAGTTCTGCAGGTTTATTAAATGTTTTCGTTGGATTTTAACCCTTCTTAAATCTTGACATCATTTGCATACTTGAAAGAAAGATAATCTAAACAAAGATAATTGGTTCAAATTTACTATAACAATGTTCTTTAAAACTTTATATTAAACATTTTTGAAACACtaaagtatttaaaattgaaaatgaTGTCATATTTTGTAGAATAATCGACATAAGACTCTCTTTAGCTTTTTTAGCATCAAATTCTATTTCCATGAAGCGCATCCAGGATTTTGTTAAACTTCAGGAAACTGCGTGTTTTATTTTACcttcaaattttaattgtgtCCATCTTACTATTTTATGTTTGAAAGCACCTTTCTGTTTCCACCGATTTCGAGCTTAAGGTTCTGAAAAACCTTTAGTCAGATTTCTACTTATTTTCATCATGATCTCTTTTTTCCCAAATTTTAGCTGTCAATCTGAATACCTCTGTTTGATATAAACATGCACATGTTCTGTTATTACCGTCGAGTTTGTTTCGCATTCTGTTGACTTGTAATTCTTTACTAGGAGGTTGGCATGATGGCGCTACAGCTGTATGTGTATGGGTATTAGGACAAACAGTAAGTTTACTATTATTTTGGATATTGTATGTTTTCTTGAATGTAAAACAACTGAGAATAGAAGAGTGGTGGTAAAGTATTTGGTTTTCTATTTAAGGTTAGGGATTCGAACTTGACTGTGTGCCTTAgtgcaaaaaaattaattaaaaatatagaaATGGATGAGGAAGACAACAATTTTGAGGTCTGCGTGTTCATAAATAAAGTAAAACACTCAGTACATTGATGACCGAGTCCATGTCAGTTACAATATACTGTTGCACTAGATTACTCTTAATTCATTTCTCTTCAAGCTTGGCACttaatctataaacaattaCATGGTTAGCCGAGTTTTCAATGTTTTGGTTTTTCCTGTGTACAATGGGTGAGCCTTTCGGAATTGTAATTACCATATTTTATTGTCTTTTAGTATGATTATACGATGTATCTTTTCTTGTTCTCTGATATGCAACCGCCAACTATGTAGGTTTTTGTTGCCAATATTGGTGATGCAAAGGCAGTGGTGGCACGATCATCTGAAGCCGATAGTTTACAGGATGTTTTGGACATATCAAATTCATTAAAGGCCATTGTTTTAACAAGGGAACATAAAGCCATTTATCCTCAAGAACGAGCACGCATTCAAAAGGTTTGCGTAGTGTGCTTTGATGAAAATTGCAAGACTTTTTATCCCGTTtccctttctgtctcatgttgattttatgaaataatataataatgagTTTGTTGCGTCTGATTTAGAAGTGCTAAATGCTAAATGTATCAAAAGTAAAAataacttataaaaatcataaaaaaattttataacCAAATTACGTACCATATTGATGTGGTCCAAATTCAATATCCAATATCACGTAAAGTTTCTTGCCAAACATGTGAGTTTTGAAGTGCTTTTAAAATTATCTATTTCATTAGCTTTTAATCGCAATTATTGCAGTGAAAAGAAcaataatcttttgaactttgaaGAATAGTGGAAATCAGACCAGCCAATTTGTACCTTTCTTTAAATGCTGGATCATGTTATCTTGGTCAACGAGAAACAAAAGAAGTATAAACACTTAAATCAAAATTACTTCATGTCAACCAATTTATTTGACAAGCAAAAGTGGATCCACTTGTTAGCACCAGTGATATCCAATGACTTGTTAAGACTTTCGATATCATCATGGAGTTTAATGTGTTTATACTTTGTAAATGGTGAACGAAAACCGGTAATGGCTGATAGCTATTTCAAGTAGCACAATGTTGGCATTATCAATAtgcatatatctatatatattctGTGAATGATGAATATCCCGAAGATTGCAGCTCATGCATAAAATCTCAGATTTAcgtgaaaataaaattttatctgGTAGTTTTAAGCCCTGACTTATAATGGTGCAGAGCGTAAGTTGTGTTCCATGTCCTTTCGTTAATTACACATCCTTCATAAgaaattttagttttattttaacGTTATAAGCGAATGTATACAGGCTGGTGGATCTGTAAGTTCAAACGGACGATTGCTGGGGCGGCTTGAAGTTTCCAGAGCGTTTGGTGATCGGAACTTCAAGAAGGTTTCACCCTATTCCTCAAAATTTTCAGTGATTATTCTTATTTTCCACTTTTCTTTATAACTTGTCTAAAGGTGTCACTTATGGTGTATTGTTTCGTGTCTTACTATAGAAGAAGGTTAATCAGAGTACTTAGGATAATCCTTATAGTTAGGGTGTAGGGTTGCAAATTAATCGATCTAAATGTTAGCCAAATCTTATAGCCACGAATATTATTCAAACCTGTACAAGCTCCAACATTATTCAAAGTTTCGGACGTGACCGAGCCTTAACATTATCAATTTGTGTTTGATCTTGTTTTAGTTTTGATTCTTCCAAAATCCAAATTTTGTATTTTAGGTCTGCAAATCATTTCCAGAACTTAATTTTAATCTCTGACCTTGACTCATGTTGAGTCGAGCTTTGACTTAACATTAATTTCAGAAGCCAAGGCAAACAAATAAGATGAATAATGACAATAGTCAGAAAGTCATACAAGATATGCAAGAGAGGGGGAAAACATGTGGCATGAACTTTCACAGGGATGGGGTGTCTTGCGCCACTTATGTCATAACCTGCCACTTATGTCATAACCTTTGAAATTGCCATTGGAATGTCCAATTACAGCTGACAGCATATCTACTGATGGATGTAATGTTACTGCAGATTGGTTGGCTAAAAACTTCAAACTTGAACTCGTAAAAAAAATCCCGCTCAATTTCCTTAACCTTATAGCtgttttgttattgtttttgttttcttttcttttctttcttttatgAAGTATAGATTGTTGGGTTTGCACGAGTGGtaatttttgttatattttgtATGGTTTATATGTGAATAGCTTAGCTCGTGTGATTTGAAGATATTGAGTTGCTTCGTTGTTAAACAAGTTTTCAGTGTATCGGCTTCCTTCCGTGAAATCCAAAGCAGTGTATTTTATCTATTATACGCGACAACATAATCTAAAAGTACAATGATTTCAGGTGGGTGTTGTTGCAACTCCTGATGTCCATTCATTTATCCTTACCGAGAGAGATCACTTCATAATTCTTGGTTGTGATGGCTTGTGGGGGGTATTTATCTCGATCTCTTTGCTTTGTTAATATCAGTATAATAAATTTAGTGACTTTAAACTACACTCCAACTTTTAGGTTTTTGGGCCAATTGATGCTGTTgaatttgttcacaagttgttGAAGGTTCGTCTACTTCCCTGCCCTGCTCGGTtgctttgtttgtttttttctcCCCTCCTGAT includes:
- the LOC140809510 gene encoding probable protein phosphatase 2C 8 isoform X1, with the protein product MAAESKRKQNPMSPNRSSNSGIKRPNEFDDTDSSTKKAKSEHELQTDGTNGKASSSNALSENIVKPEDRYFAIEADAAEDKGSRHTMEDAWVVLHDASLEFPGKLRCAHFAIYDGHGGRLAAEYAQKHLQRNVLSAGLPRELLDVKSAKKAILDGFRKTDEGLLQESSAGGWHDGATAVCVWVLGQTVFVANIGDAKAVVARSSEADSLQDVLDISNSLKAIVLTREHKAIYPQERARIQKAGGSVSSNGRLLGRLEVSRAFGDRNFKKVGVVATPDVHSFILTERDHFIILGCDGLWGVFGPIDAVEFVHKLLKEGLPAAAVSRHLVREAVRERRCKDNCTAIVMTFKKQ
- the LOC140809510 gene encoding probable protein phosphatase 2C 8 isoform X2, whose product is MAAESKRKQNPMSPNRSSNSGIKRPNEFDDTDSSTKKAKSEHELQTDGTNGKASSSNALSENIVKPEDRYFAIEADAAEDKGSRHTMEDAWVVLHDASLEFPGKLRCAHFAIYDGHGGRLAAEYAQKHLQRNVLSAGLPRELLDVKSAKKAILDGFRKTDEGLLQESSAGGWHDGATAVCVWVLGQTVFVANIGDAKAVVARSSEADSLQDVLDISNSLKAIVLTREHKAIYPQERARIQKAGGSVSSNGRLLGRLEVSRAFGDRNFKKVGVVATPDVHSFILTERDHFIILGCDGLWGVFGPIDAVEFVHKLLKTCDAL